In one Halorubrum sp. CBA1229 genomic region, the following are encoded:
- the hflX gene encoding GTPase HflX codes for MTGSVERAGADGNAEPVPKERRAVVAKRVDSGDADLAEITQLAAAAGYEVVGELTQTRTEDAAFMFGEGKVAELRDLVRRTDAGAVIVDNDVGPYQTFNIGGELPEGVEVIDRFTLILEIFGQRANTRKAQLQVELAELRYELPRAEAKASLAKRDERPGFMGLGEYDESVERDIKRQISEIRDELESIAAKEEARREQRRDSGFDLVALAGYTNAGKSTLMRRLAAEIDVDENADRHPDLDTTAESQDMLFTTLGTTTRRAEMEKRDVLLTDTVGFIADLPHWLVESFESTLDSVYRADLVLLVVDASEPVEDMREKLVTSHDTLYERNEAPVVTVFNKIDRLAPGELADKRGALSGIAPDPVAVSAKTGAGVAELRDRVEDELPDWERERLVLPVSDEAMSLVSWIHDHGHVDEESYASDQVTVDFEAKPSIVARARSKAASLAPAEST; via the coding sequence ATGACCGGGAGCGTCGAGAGAGCGGGCGCCGACGGCAACGCAGAACCGGTCCCCAAGGAGCGTCGGGCGGTCGTCGCCAAGCGCGTCGACTCCGGCGACGCCGACCTCGCCGAGATCACCCAGCTCGCCGCGGCCGCGGGCTACGAGGTCGTCGGCGAGCTCACGCAGACCCGCACGGAGGACGCCGCGTTCATGTTCGGGGAGGGGAAGGTCGCGGAGCTGCGCGACCTCGTCCGCCGGACCGACGCCGGCGCCGTCATCGTCGACAACGACGTGGGACCCTACCAGACGTTCAACATCGGCGGGGAGCTCCCCGAGGGCGTCGAGGTGATCGACCGGTTCACGCTCATCCTCGAGATCTTCGGGCAGCGCGCGAACACTCGGAAGGCGCAGCTCCAGGTCGAGCTGGCCGAGCTCCGGTACGAGCTCCCGCGCGCCGAGGCGAAGGCGAGCCTCGCGAAGCGCGACGAGCGCCCCGGCTTCATGGGGCTCGGCGAGTACGACGAGAGCGTCGAGCGCGACATCAAACGCCAGATCTCCGAGATCCGCGACGAGCTGGAGTCGATCGCGGCGAAGGAGGAGGCGCGACGCGAGCAGCGCCGCGACTCCGGCTTCGACCTGGTCGCGCTCGCGGGGTACACCAACGCCGGGAAGTCGACGCTGATGCGCCGGCTCGCGGCCGAGATCGACGTCGACGAGAACGCCGACCGGCATCCCGACCTCGACACGACCGCGGAGTCGCAGGACATGCTGTTCACCACGCTCGGCACGACGACCCGGCGGGCCGAGATGGAGAAGCGCGACGTGCTCCTCACGGACACGGTCGGGTTCATCGCGGACCTCCCCCACTGGCTCGTGGAGTCGTTCGAGTCGACGCTCGACTCCGTCTACCGGGCCGACCTCGTGCTGCTCGTCGTCGACGCGAGCGAGCCCGTCGAGGACATGCGCGAGAAGCTCGTCACGAGCCACGACACCCTCTACGAGCGCAACGAGGCCCCCGTCGTCACGGTGTTCAACAAGATCGACCGGCTCGCGCCCGGCGAGCTGGCCGACAAGCGCGGCGCGCTCTCCGGCATCGCGCCCGACCCCGTCGCCGTCTCGGCGAAGACGGGTGCGGGCGTCGCGGAGCTCCGCGACCGCGTCGAGGACGAGCTGCCCGACTGGGAGCGCGAGCGGCTCGTCCTCCCCGTCTCCGACGAGGCGATGAGCCTCGTCTCGTGGATCCACGACCACGGCCACGTCGACGAGGAGTCGTACGCCAGCGACCAGGTGACCGTCGACTTCGAGGCCAAGCCCTCGATCGTGGCCCGCGCCCGGTCGAAGGCCGCCTCGCTCGCGCCCGCGGAGTCGACGTAG
- a CDS encoding DUF2209 family protein has product MVAAAVHARIDSTRIRAVEGMGFAAAREGPTLDATLGLVATAVGNLPEPPDGPIVAEHGEFYEEPPERVGLSFRPEFKYVESIGERETVQAAHHAAYAARDLLL; this is encoded by the coding sequence ATGGTCGCGGCAGCGGTCCACGCCCGAATCGACTCGACACGGATCCGGGCGGTCGAGGGGATGGGGTTCGCCGCCGCGCGGGAGGGACCGACGCTCGATGCGACGCTGGGACTCGTGGCGACGGCCGTCGGAAACCTGCCGGAGCCACCGGACGGGCCGATCGTCGCCGAGCACGGCGAGTTCTACGAGGAGCCCCCCGAGCGAGTCGGACTGAGCTTCCGACCCGAGTTTAAATACGTCGAGAGCATAGGGGAACGCGAAACAGTGCAGGCAGCACACCACGCCGCGTACGCCGCCCGAGACCTCCTCTTATGA